A genomic region of Cotesia glomerata isolate CgM1 linkage group LG9, MPM_Cglom_v2.3, whole genome shotgun sequence contains the following coding sequences:
- the LOC123272204 gene encoding uncharacterized protein LOC123272204, which translates to MWQTGPSWLTSPEQAWPRSLQPDITIPELKSPSNDSMQCMQITLDKFDILHRYSSMRTLQRVVAYITRFLHNLKNKNQRMTGNLTAQELKSSLTLIIKLTQSTGFLNEKNCLKSKKSLPGNSNLLQLSPYLDDLGIMRIRGRLSLPSLHNYQQHPMLLPSNHFITTLIVREEHARLMHAGAQATLYSVRQNYWPINGRNTVRKILHQCVRCFRAKPRLADHSSGLLPKCRIEQCRPFLKTGIDFCGPLFIKEKRFRNRNKVKVYVAVFVCMVTKAVHLELVCDLTSEAFIASLRRFFARRGKSAEIHSDNGTNFVGACREIQEFFNSSEYQIALGKFLNDERITWHFIPPRAPHFGGLWEAAVKSFKKHLLPTVGDNVLTYDQLETYVFEIEAILNSRPLSPMSSDPNDLLPLTAGHFLIGGPMTSLPGINFIYTPTNRLSAWQHAQKLKQHFWTRWNKEYLNNLIQHPHLSKQENLQVGRLVMLREDNVPPLSWPMGRITAICPGADRVVRVVYVKTNTGVYKRCVKKLCPLPLE; encoded by the coding sequence AATCTCCTTCGAATGATTCTATGCAGTGCATGCAAATCACATTAGACAAGTTCGATATATTACACAGATACAGCTCCATGAGAACCTTACAACGTGTAGTAGCTTATATTACTAGATTTTTGCATAacctaaaaaacaaaaatcaacGAATGACTGGTAACTTGACTGCTCAAGAACTCAAGAGTTCCCTAacactaattataaaattaactcaaTCTACGGGCTTTCTTAACGAAAAGAATTgtttaaaatcgaaaaaatcctTGCCCGGTAATAGCAACTTGCTTCAACTATCCCCGTATTTAGATGATCTTGGTATAATGCGTATCAGAGGTCGACTTTCTCTACCTTCATTGCATAATTACCAGCAGCATCCCATGCTACTTCCTTCTAATCACTTTATCACTACTTTAATAGTGCGAGAAGAACACGCTCGCTTAATGCATGCCGGGGCTCAAGCTACTCTATACTCTGTTCGTCAAAATTATTGGCCCATAAATGGTCGAAATACTGTACGAAAGATATTGCATCAGTGCGTTCGTTGTTTTCGCGCAAAGCCGCGTCTTGCCGATCACAGCTCTGGCCTTCTGCCCAAATGTAGAATTGAGCAATGCCGTCCATTTTTAAAGACTGGAATTGATTTTTGTGGTCCTTTATTTATCAAGGAAAAACGATTCCGTAATCGTAACAAAGTCAAAGTATATGTAGCCGTTTTTGTATGTATGGTCACCAAGGCCGTACATTTAGAATTAGTTTGCGACCTCACCAGCGAAGCCTTTATTGCGAGTTTAAGGCGCTTTTTTGCCAGGCGCGGGAAATCCGCGGAAATACACTCCGATAACGGTACCAATTTTGTTGGCGCTTGCCGAGAAATtcaggaattttttaactcttcTGAATACCAAATTGCTCTCGGAAAATTTCTTAACGACGAACGCATAACTTGGCATTTTATACCTCCGAGAGCTCCTCACTTTGGAGGACTTTGGGAAGCTGCGGttaaatcattcaaaaaacatttattaccCACTGTAGGTGATAATGTATTAACATACGACCAATTGGAAACATATGTATTTGAGATAGAAGCAATATTAAATTCCAGACCCTTATCTCCTATGTCCTCAGACCCCAATGACCTTTTACCCTTAACCGCTGGTCATTTTCTAATTGGTGGTCCCATGACTAGCTTGCCTGGCATCAATTTTATCTATACACCGACGAATAGGTTGTCTGCTTGGCAACACGCTCAAAAACTAAAGCAGCATTTCTGGACTCGCTGGAATAAGGAATATCTCAACAACCTAATTCAACACCCGCACTTATCCAAGCAAGAAAATCTTCAGGTTGGTCGATTAGTGATGCTTCGAGAAGACAACGTGCCCCCATTATCTTGGCCAATGGGTCGCATCACCGCAATCTGCCCAGGAGCCGACAGAGTCGTACGAGTTGTCTACGTGAAGACCAACACCGGTGTATACAAGCGCTGTGTGAAGAAACTTTGCCCGTTGcctttagaataa